Proteins co-encoded in one Flavivirga eckloniae genomic window:
- a CDS encoding LamG-like jellyroll fold domain-containing protein — protein sequence MNTNYFSYQLLLVLALLLFYNAHSQTIATYNFETGLQGWSDGGYDSGVNYDNIYASGGTRSIYSKDNDTNQNYTTSPVLNLSTYSSIDFSFSFIGHQRLDIGEGFSLQYYNGTSWSTIKTYALGTDFVSVNRIYTFYHTISTGLSANSQFRFTSTTSDDNEYCYFDDVLIKVSEPEIDVTGNGLIISNGDITPSDSDHTAYGTSNFGSSAIRTFTIYNKGGTDLTISDISLSNTTDFSIIAPFYTSPVIPSTGSTTFTVQFNAPTMGLKTTTVTITSNDSDEASFQFDIQARSEQNFFDSDNDGVLDNIDIDDDNDGIPDLDEESTCSTSSVGITTNYKYLNETFGQGDRTTINTTYDTDTRYCYENGFYGTSEVTCPDLNDRDLNDGEYVVYYRTGDGDGINDTPDGEIAGWADGYWYLGEDHTPGDTKGRMAMFNASFEPGTFYTATIVGALPNVPITYSFWVLNLDTATSPGIENKLRPNILVEFRDANENLLTSITTGDIPPSVNGDPDASWHNFTASVTFNVSEFKVYFINNEIGGLGNDLALDDIVISQTLCDTDGDGVANIYDLDSDNDGIPDVVENGLGNYSEGNATLTNSSSWVDSNNNGMLDFSEGRTIPDSDGDGTPNHLDLDSDNDAIFDVDESGAGNTANIAYQNGDGDINGDGVGDGTDTDAVRETDIDSDGSIELYPDGILDSYDFFNGSTYATAYGNSNQGAAGPGWKDYVVDTDNDNIPDYLDVTSNGATFDISNTLYANLDANSDGIIDDTNDTDGDGIVDLFDTNDASFGSPRDISGNLQLFFDGRNDYAAESTVINRWGETTIMTWIKIDPAAAGMQTIVGQDVFYLRLNADKSITALAGGNSITNGTPLNINQWVHVTATYSNMNNLFSLYINGTLVSSQTIYGPLTGDSSSFTIGRHPDTNSNYFHGYIDEVRVFNKALTENEIKKMVYQEIYNNRGIIRGAIIPLNITDYVDSSTSTPLNWSYLQRYYKLDTYKDDIIDDLTTPDTDVDSGARIYNSKIITKQTAPLPYVTKVDCNGNWSDSSNWENGDFWDINSNTPDCAIVRVRGHLKTNSNQSNVGLIVDTDSSLKVNGDSGLFNSWYLKLDGTIDLEGESQLIQNEGSILDVTSSGRLERDQQGTKDLYTYNYWSSPVSVMSPSSNNKSYRLIDNILKNGTNASTPTEINFTQSTFDGSVSGSDITIADHWIWKYANKPNDTYSEWQQVRSYGLIHVGEGFTMKGVEHSESSYNSTQNYVFDGKPNNGNIRLPIGAGNDYLVGNPYPSALDANEFILDNIRDGAGRASSNIINGSLYFWDHFAVNSHILREYQGGYAAYSLMGSVVAISNDERIDATGKLGTKVPERYIPVAQGFYLIADQGGIITFKNSQRVFQKQSSGASVFIKSTSKVNKNIDDRQKIQLMFDSPNGYHRQLLVGADNNTTNNFDIGYDAPLIEDGKEDMYWIIDDRQMVIQAVNNFNHDQQLPLGIKTNGTGIINIKIDSLNNIDDDLDVFLHDKKLDTYHNLINGDYQTYLEKGTYNDRFEIVFSNTVLSKNDIETQDVLQVYYSKEKHSLIIHNPKSITVESIEIFTTLGQKLLSKSKNTNKKFIEENSLKQTMTGIYIVNINTENGVQSKKILMH from the coding sequence ATGAACACAAACTATTTCAGCTACCAACTGTTATTGGTGCTGGCGTTATTACTCTTTTATAACGCACATTCACAAACAATTGCCACTTACAATTTTGAAACCGGCCTGCAAGGCTGGTCCGACGGTGGCTACGACTCCGGCGTAAACTACGATAATATTTATGCCAGTGGCGGAACCCGATCGATCTATTCAAAAGACAACGACACCAACCAAAACTACACCACCTCCCCCGTTTTAAATCTATCAACTTACAGTTCGATAGATTTTTCTTTTTCATTCATAGGGCATCAAAGACTTGATATTGGAGAAGGCTTCTCGTTACAGTACTATAATGGTACCAGTTGGTCTACCATTAAAACCTATGCCTTGGGAACCGATTTTGTTTCAGTTAACCGTATTTACACATTTTACCACACTATTAGTACCGGACTTTCTGCGAATTCCCAATTCAGATTTACCAGTACAACCAGTGATGATAATGAATATTGTTACTTTGATGATGTATTAATAAAGGTTTCAGAACCAGAAATTGACGTAACCGGTAACGGCCTAATCATTTCGAATGGAGACATAACGCCATCCGACTCAGATCATACGGCTTACGGTACTTCAAATTTTGGTTCTTCAGCAATCAGAACATTTACTATTTATAATAAAGGTGGAACAGATTTAACGATTTCGGATATTAGTCTATCCAATACAACCGATTTTTCTATAATAGCACCATTCTATACATCACCAGTAATACCATCAACAGGAAGTACAACATTTACAGTACAATTTAATGCCCCTACTATGGGCTTAAAAACAACCACTGTAACCATTACCAGCAACGATTCCGATGAAGCCTCTTTTCAATTTGATATTCAAGCACGTTCCGAACAAAACTTCTTCGATAGCGATAACGACGGTGTATTGGACAATATTGATATAGACGACGACAACGACGGTATCCCCGATTTAGATGAAGAATCAACATGTAGTACTTCCTCTGTTGGGATTACTACAAACTATAAATATCTAAATGAGACTTTTGGACAAGGAGACCGAACAACAATTAACACTACCTACGACACCGATACTCGATATTGTTATGAAAACGGATTCTATGGTACTAGTGAAGTGACCTGTCCAGATTTAAACGATCGCGATTTAAACGATGGGGAATATGTCGTTTATTACAGAACAGGAGATGGCGACGGTATAAACGATACTCCAGATGGTGAGATTGCCGGTTGGGCAGACGGATATTGGTATCTAGGTGAAGACCACACTCCTGGAGATACAAAAGGAAGAATGGCTATGTTTAATGCCTCGTTCGAACCTGGAACCTTCTATACGGCAACCATTGTAGGTGCCTTACCAAACGTACCTATTACGTACAGTTTTTGGGTTCTAAATTTAGATACCGCAACGTCTCCGGGTATTGAAAACAAACTCAGACCTAATATATTGGTAGAATTTAGAGATGCAAACGAAAACCTTCTAACCTCTATAACAACAGGAGATATTCCGCCATCGGTTAATGGCGACCCAGATGCCAGCTGGCATAATTTTACAGCAAGTGTAACTTTTAACGTTAGTGAGTTTAAAGTGTATTTTATTAATAACGAAATAGGTGGCTTAGGAAACGACCTTGCCTTGGACGACATTGTTATTTCACAAACATTGTGCGATACAGATGGTGATGGTGTAGCCAATATTTACGACTTAGACTCAGATAACGATGGTATTCCGGATGTTGTTGAAAATGGCTTAGGGAATTACAGCGAAGGAAATGCAACACTAACTAACAGCAGCAGTTGGGTAGATAGCAACAATAATGGTATGCTCGATTTTAGCGAAGGACGTACTATACCAGACTCAGACGGCGACGGCACCCCTAATCATTTAGACTTAGACTCCGATAATGATGCTATTTTTGATGTCGATGAGTCCGGTGCCGGAAATACCGCAAATATCGCATACCAAAACGGAGACGGAGATATTAACGGAGACGGTGTTGGAGATGGTACAGATACAGATGCTGTTAGAGAAACGGACATTGACTCTGATGGTTCCATAGAGCTTTACCCCGATGGTATATTAGATTCATACGATTTCTTTAACGGGAGTACATATGCAACAGCATACGGCAATTCCAACCAAGGAGCTGCGGGTCCAGGATGGAAAGATTATGTGGTAGACACCGACAACGATAACATACCCGATTACCTCGACGTAACCTCAAATGGTGCAACTTTCGATATTTCCAACACCCTGTACGCTAATTTAGATGCAAATAGCGATGGAATAATTGATGACACTAATGATACTGATGGCGACGGAATTGTTGATCTGTTCGATACAAACGATGCTTCTTTTGGTTCTCCCAGAGATATAAGCGGAAATTTGCAACTATTCTTTGATGGTAGAAATGATTACGCCGCAGAAAGTACCGTTATTAATCGCTGGGGCGAAACCACTATAATGACTTGGATTAAAATTGACCCAGCTGCCGCTGGCATGCAAACTATAGTTGGACAAGATGTATTTTATTTACGCCTTAACGCCGATAAAAGTATTACGGCATTAGCAGGAGGAAACTCTATAACCAATGGCACACCATTAAACATCAATCAATGGGTTCATGTAACAGCTACCTACAGCAATATGAACAACCTTTTCAGCCTGTACATAAATGGTACATTAGTTTCCAGTCAAACCATTTATGGTCCTTTAACCGGAGATAGCTCAAGTTTTACCATTGGAAGACACCCCGATACAAATAGCAACTATTTCCATGGATACATAGACGAAGTAAGGGTTTTTAACAAAGCACTAACCGAAAACGAAATTAAAAAAATGGTATATCAGGAAATCTACAACAACAGAGGTATTATTAGAGGCGCCATTATTCCTTTAAACATTACAGATTATGTAGATTCCTCAACTTCAACACCACTTAACTGGAGTTACTTACAACGATACTATAAGTTAGACACGTACAAAGACGATATTATAGATGATTTAACAACCCCAGATACAGATGTTGACTCAGGTGCCAGAATCTACAATTCAAAAATTATCACCAAGCAAACCGCCCCGCTACCCTATGTTACAAAAGTAGATTGTAACGGTAATTGGTCCGATTCCAGTAACTGGGAAAATGGTGATTTTTGGGATATAAACAGTAATACTCCAGATTGTGCCATTGTTCGAGTACGAGGACATTTGAAAACCAATTCCAACCAATCTAACGTCGGACTAATTGTTGATACAGATAGCTCACTAAAAGTCAACGGCGATTCCGGATTATTCAATTCCTGGTATTTAAAATTAGATGGTACTATCGATTTAGAAGGAGAATCTCAATTAATTCAAAACGAAGGCAGTATACTGGATGTTACCAGTTCTGGAAGGTTGGAGAGAGATCAACAAGGTACTAAAGATCTCTATACCTATAACTATTGGTCTTCCCCTGTAAGCGTAATGAGTCCTAGTTCTAATAATAAAAGTTACAGGTTAATTGACAATATTTTAAAGAATGGGACAAACGCTTCTACACCAACCGAAATAAATTTTACGCAATCTACTTTCGATGGTAGTGTTTCCGGGAGTGATATTACCATAGCAGATCATTGGATTTGGAAATATGCCAATAAACCTAACGACACCTATTCGGAGTGGCAACAAGTTAGAAGTTACGGATTAATCCATGTTGGAGAAGGCTTTACAATGAAAGGTGTTGAACACTCAGAATCTTCGTATAACTCAACCCAAAACTATGTTTTTGACGGAAAACCTAATAACGGAAATATAAGACTACCAATAGGCGCCGGAAATGACTATTTAGTTGGTAACCCTTATCCGTCTGCACTAGATGCCAACGAGTTTATTCTCGACAACATAAGAGATGGAGCTGGAAGAGCTTCTAGCAATATTATTAATGGCTCCTTATACTTTTGGGATCACTTTGCTGTTAATAGCCATATACTAAGAGAGTATCAAGGAGGCTATGCCGCATATTCATTAATGGGATCGGTGGTTGCCATAAGCAATGATGAAAGGATAGATGCTACTGGCAAATTAGGGACTAAAGTTCCGGAACGATACATTCCCGTAGCACAAGGGTTTTACCTAATTGCAGACCAAGGCGGAATCATTACTTTTAAAAACAGCCAAAGAGTCTTCCAAAAACAAAGTTCTGGGGCTTCGGTTTTTATTAAATCAACCTCAAAAGTCAACAAGAATATAGATGATAGACAAAAGATTCAATTAATGTTCGATTCGCCTAACGGATATCACCGTCAATTGTTGGTAGGAGCAGATAATAATACTACCAATAACTTCGATATTGGTTACGATGCCCCATTAATAGAAGACGGAAAAGAAGATATGTATTGGATTATTGATGACCGCCAAATGGTTATTCAGGCCGTAAATAACTTTAATCACGATCAACAATTACCCTTAGGAATTAAAACCAATGGAACAGGAATTATAAATATAAAAATTGATTCTCTAAATAATATTGATGACGATTTAGATGTCTTTTTACATGACAAAAAATTAGACACTTATCATAATCTCATAAACGGTGACTATCAAACCTACTTAGAAAAAGGGACGTATAACGATAGGTTTGAAATTGTATTTTCGAATACGGTACTATCTAAAAATGATATAGAAACGCAAGATGTACTGCAAGTGTATTATTCCAAAGAAAAGCATAGTTTAATTATACACAATCCCAAAAGTATAACCGTTGAATCTATTGAAATTTTCACAACCCTAGGGCAAAAGTTACTTTCAAAAAGTAAAAACACAAATAAAAAATTTATTGAAGAGAATAGCTTAAAACAAACCATGACCGGTATTTATATTGTTAATATAAATACAGAAAACGGAGTACAATCAAAAAAGATACTTATGCACTAA
- a CDS encoding LamG-like jellyroll fold domain-containing protein has protein sequence MRSIICKYSLFTLAFCLYVCHDTMSQTIASYDFESGLQSWTDGGSDSGLNTNAIYANNSSQSIYSKDDDTSQNYTTSPVLDLSAYSSIDFSFSFIGSGIDTGEGFSLQYYNGSSWSTIKTYVLGTDFTSNNYVYTFYQTINSGLSSNSRFRFSSTANANGEYSYFDDILVKVSAPEIDIAGNGLSISNGDITPTNADHTSFGTSNAGTLVTRTYMVYNKGGSNLTISNIALSNTTDFSIIAPLYASPVLPSTGTTAFTIQFNPPTLGTKTCTVTVTNNDSDEGSYQFDIDARSEQNFFDSDGDGILDNDDIDDDNDGILDSQEENACSTSSIATTTNYKFLNETFGDGNRTTINTTYDAITTYCYEDGSNGASTTTCPSLGNDDLSDGEYVVYYKAGDGDGTDDTPNAEVASWADNYWYTGEDHTPGDTNGRMAMFNASYDPGTFYTATIIGSLPNVPITYSFWVLNLDTTTAPGIATRLRPDILVEFRDVNNNLLASITTGDIPPSINGDPDGSWHQFTANLTFNVSEFYVYFINNEVGGAGNDLAIDDIVISQTLCDTDGDNVADIFDLDSDNDGIPDVVEAGLGNYSDGNATLTNSGSWVDANNNGMHDLSEGHTALDSDLDGTPNYLDLDSDNDTIFDVDESGATNSGSATYQNGDGDITGDGVGDGTDTDTVRETDINSDGTSEYFTDGILDLYDFFNGSTFATAYGNSNQGATGSGWAYYVADTDNDNIPDYLDVTSDGSTFDISHTLYANLDANNDGLIDDTNDAEGDGILDLFDTDDTVFGSPRDLNRKLQLYFDGRNDYAAESSVIDGWGEVSIMAWIKIDPSATGTQIVLGQNEFYVRLNADKSVSAFADGNTITNGTPLNTNQWIHVAATYSDSNSIFKLYVNGTMSASLPISGALNSDSSSFTIGRQPDTNSNYFKGYVDEIRVFNKALSENELHKMIHQEIENNGGIVRGSTIPLDITDFVDTSTITPLNWNALQRYYRLDTYKDDIIDDLTTAAVDVGSGAKIYNTKLIDGQTAPLPYVTTVSCSGNWTNSSNWEQGNSWDISSTAPGCSIVQIKGNLEISSDLSTVGLIIDSGSSLEVNGDSGLYNSWYLKLDGDIDLEGDSQLIQTEDSTLDATSSGTLEKDQQGTADTYTYNYWSSPVGVSNNTTNNNSYKVPDVITNVGFLTSGYDGSASPVAVADYWIWKFSNQESDNYSKWQHVRSTGTLLAGEGFIMKGPGTGSISTPQNYVLNGKPNNGDINLTISSGNDYLVGNPYPSAIDAVQFILDNGATIAGAGSTTGTLYFWEHWGGGSHILREYQGGYATYSLSGGVPAASIGTNDPDVATGGTPTKIPGRYIPVAQGFFVTAETGGTIRFNNGQRVFQTEDGINSLFVKSSNTKKSNANSSNKSNHGDTRMKLRIGFNSVNEIHRQLLVTVDENATADYDWGYDSKNIDTQIDDMYWMINNEKFVIQGINEINEQTIIPIGIHIKNDGINTITIDELENASDNLELYLHDKESGVFQNLKQGNYDIFLTAGEYLNRFEIAFSNAQTLDVNDVGNDNPIDVYFSNEENSIIINNPASKLIKTVEMFNILGQSLFKFQTNTNKKHLSYNASQIKTGSYIVKIQTEYGTLSKKVLIK, from the coding sequence ATGAGAAGTATTATCTGTAAATACTCATTATTCACTCTTGCATTCTGTTTATATGTTTGTCATGATACCATGTCGCAAACCATAGCGTCTTATGATTTTGAAAGCGGTCTGCAAAGTTGGACAGATGGTGGCTCAGATTCTGGTTTAAATACGAATGCCATATATGCTAACAATAGCTCTCAATCTATTTACTCAAAAGACGACGACACATCACAAAACTATACAACATCGCCAGTTTTAGACCTTTCAGCATATAGTTCCATCGATTTTTCGTTTTCGTTTATAGGTAGTGGTATCGATACAGGAGAAGGTTTTTCTTTACAGTATTACAACGGGTCTAGCTGGTCTACAATTAAAACCTATGTATTAGGAACAGATTTTACATCAAATAACTACGTCTACACCTTTTACCAAACCATAAACAGTGGACTTTCTTCTAATTCGCGTTTCAGGTTTAGTAGTACAGCAAATGCTAACGGAGAATACAGTTATTTTGACGACATATTAGTAAAGGTTTCTGCACCCGAAATAGATATTGCAGGTAACGGCCTGTCCATTTCAAATGGCGATATTACCCCTACGAATGCAGATCACACCTCTTTTGGGACCTCAAATGCAGGAACTCTGGTTACAAGAACGTATATGGTTTACAACAAAGGCGGTAGCAACCTAACAATTTCAAATATAGCCTTATCAAATACCACCGATTTTTCAATCATCGCACCGTTATATGCATCCCCGGTACTACCATCAACAGGAACAACAGCATTTACGATACAATTTAATCCGCCAACATTAGGAACAAAAACATGTACCGTTACGGTTACCAATAACGATTCGGATGAAGGCTCGTATCAATTTGATATCGATGCCCGTTCTGAACAGAACTTTTTTGATAGTGATGGCGATGGTATACTTGATAATGATGATATCGATGATGATAATGATGGTATATTGGATTCGCAAGAAGAGAACGCTTGTAGTACATCTTCAATAGCTACAACAACAAATTATAAATTCTTAAATGAAACATTTGGGGATGGAAACAGAACAACTATTAATACTACGTACGACGCTATAACAACCTATTGCTATGAAGACGGATCTAACGGGGCAAGCACAACCACTTGCCCTAGTTTAGGTAATGACGACTTAAGTGATGGCGAATATGTTGTGTACTACAAAGCTGGTGACGGTGATGGCACAGACGATACCCCCAATGCAGAAGTTGCAAGTTGGGCAGATAACTACTGGTATACCGGCGAAGATCATACCCCGGGAGATACCAACGGAAGAATGGCCATGTTTAATGCCTCTTACGACCCTGGTACTTTTTATACAGCAACCATTATAGGATCATTGCCAAATGTACCTATTACCTATAGCTTTTGGGTGTTAAATTTAGATACAACTACAGCTCCGGGTATAGCAACCCGATTACGACCAGACATATTGGTAGAGTTTAGAGATGTAAATAATAATCTCTTAGCCTCTATAACCACAGGAGACATTCCGCCTTCAATAAATGGCGATCCAGATGGAAGCTGGCATCAATTTACAGCTAATCTTACTTTTAATGTTAGCGAGTTTTATGTTTACTTTATTAATAATGAAGTTGGTGGCGCTGGTAACGATTTAGCTATAGACGATATTGTAATATCGCAAACATTATGTGATACCGATGGTGATAATGTTGCAGACATTTTCGATTTAGACTCAGACAACGATGGTATCCCAGATGTGGTTGAAGCCGGTTTAGGAAACTATAGCGATGGTAACGCAACGCTTACCAATAGCGGAAGCTGGGTAGATGCCAACAACAATGGTATGCACGATTTAAGTGAAGGCCATACGGCTTTAGATTCAGATTTAGATGGTACGCCAAATTATTTAGACTTAGACTCTGATAACGATACGATTTTTGATGTAGATGAATCGGGAGCCACAAACTCTGGCAGTGCCACATATCAAAACGGGGATGGCGATATTACCGGGGATGGTGTTGGCGATGGAACCGACACGGATACCGTTAGGGAAACCGATATTAATTCCGATGGTACCTCAGAATACTTTACCGATGGTATTTTAGATTTATACGATTTCTTTAATGGTAGCACTTTTGCAACAGCATATGGTAATTCCAATCAAGGGGCTACAGGATCGGGTTGGGCATATTATGTAGCCGATACCGATAATGATAATATACCGGATTATCTCGACGTAACCTCAGATGGATCAACTTTCGATATTTCGCATACTTTATACGCAAACTTAGATGCCAATAACGATGGTTTAATTGATGATACGAATGATGCGGAAGGCGATGGTATTCTTGATTTATTCGATACAGACGATACTGTTTTTGGCTCTCCACGAGATTTAAACAGAAAATTACAATTGTACTTTGACGGTCGCAACGATTATGCTGCCGAAAGTTCTGTAATTGATGGTTGGGGCGAAGTCTCAATAATGGCTTGGATAAAAATCGATCCTTCAGCCACAGGAACACAAATAGTATTAGGGCAAAACGAATTTTATGTGCGCCTTAATGCAGATAAAAGCGTATCTGCTTTTGCAGATGGTAACACCATTACTAATGGCACACCATTAAACACAAACCAATGGATACATGTGGCTGCTACTTACAGCGATTCTAATAGTATTTTTAAATTATACGTTAACGGTACTATGAGTGCCAGCCTACCGATTTCTGGAGCACTTAACTCAGATAGTTCCAGTTTTACCATTGGCAGGCAACCAGATACAAATAGCAATTATTTTAAAGGGTATGTAGATGAAATTCGGGTATTTAATAAAGCCTTATCCGAAAACGAACTCCATAAAATGATACATCAGGAAATAGAAAATAATGGTGGTATCGTGAGAGGTTCTACTATTCCTTTAGACATCACAGATTTTGTTGATACGTCTACCATTACACCTCTTAATTGGAACGCTTTACAGCGATATTACAGATTAGACACCTATAAAGATGATATTATTGATGATTTAACAACAGCTGCTGTAGATGTAGGCTCAGGTGCCAAAATTTACAACACCAAACTCATTGATGGACAAACAGCTCCGCTTCCTTATGTTACGACAGTATCATGTAGTGGTAATTGGACAAATTCAAGTAATTGGGAACAAGGAAATTCATGGGATATTAGTAGTACAGCTCCTGGTTGTTCTATTGTTCAAATAAAAGGTAATCTAGAAATAAGCAGCGATCTTTCTACGGTTGGGCTTATTATTGATAGTGGTAGCTCCCTTGAAGTTAACGGAGATTCTGGATTATACAACTCCTGGTATTTAAAACTGGATGGTGATATTGATTTAGAAGGCGACTCCCAGTTAATTCAAACCGAAGATAGTACGCTAGATGCAACCAGTTCCGGAACACTTGAAAAAGATCAACAAGGAACAGCAGATACTTACACCTATAATTATTGGTCGTCTCCCGTTGGAGTTTCCAATAACACCACTAACAATAATAGTTATAAAGTACCCGATGTTATCACCAATGTTGGTTTTTTAACCTCTGGGTACGATGGTTCTGCATCACCCGTAGCAGTTGCTGACTATTGGATCTGGAAATTTAGCAATCAAGAAAGCGACAACTACTCCAAATGGCAACATGTGCGAAGTACCGGAACATTGCTTGCAGGGGAAGGTTTTATTATGAAAGGTCCTGGTACCGGTTCAATTAGCACACCCCAAAACTATGTACTAAATGGCAAGCCTAATAATGGCGATATAAACTTAACTATAAGTTCAGGAAACGATTATTTAGTTGGTAATCCATATCCATCTGCGATAGATGCTGTACAATTTATTTTAGATAATGGCGCTACTATTGCTGGTGCAGGTTCTACAACCGGAACATTGTATTTCTGGGAACACTGGGGAGGTGGTTCTCATATTCTTCGCGAATACCAAGGGGGTTACGCAACCTACTCACTTTCTGGAGGCGTACCAGCAGCATCGATAGGTACAAACGATCCTGATGTGGCTACCGGAGGTACTCCAACTAAAATACCGGGCAGATATATACCTGTTGCACAAGGTTTCTTTGTAACTGCTGAAACCGGTGGAACTATCAGGTTTAACAACGGACAGCGTGTTTTTCAAACCGAAGATGGCATTAACTCATTATTTGTAAAGTCATCCAATACTAAAAAAAGCAACGCAAATTCCAGTAATAAATCCAACCATGGAGATACTAGAATGAAACTAAGAATTGGCTTTAACTCTGTAAATGAAATTCACAGACAGTTATTGGTTACTGTTGACGAAAATGCCACTGCTGATTACGATTGGGGATACGATTCAAAAAATATAGATACCCAGATTGACGACATGTACTGGATGATCAATAACGAAAAATTTGTTATTCAAGGTATTAATGAAATTAACGAACAAACCATTATCCCTATTGGTATTCACATTAAAAATGATGGCATTAACACCATAACAATTGATGAATTAGAAAACGCATCCGATAACTTAGAGCTGTATTT